A section of the Rhodopirellula halodulae genome encodes:
- a CDS encoding DNA primase family protein, which translates to MTKEDEKIYPNNIADLFCDVFDVKYRKQQLYVYKDGAYSPVTDEWLFNQMSYITRELGRESLRMVKDAAELVKYRHYLEGGHQPFWLCNPNEMASALLMSNGILDFSPMLAEDPIAPQLLAFNPGLFATARCDYPFQLGIRCSEFDSFLDWFTCGDGQLKQLVLEMMAYCLLPNLCFQKLFFLVGDGGNGKSVLLKVIQRLVGKENCSALNVERFGGRFDLASLDDKLVNITADMNSELTKVCEGTLKMLCDTSPITMERKGKDSFSSVNRARIICATNSMPRLQDRTDGIWRRLVIIPALAKVDPSQKIADIEQQFNYSGILNSVLEAAAQLIARGDFKLPEISLGMIEQERREANPAADFLSSYTQYDSKEFVVTDELHRRYQHWCEMCGYKPLAVAKFGTEIRRHYNTLIKSGRITPGKSKVASSGSPLLEGQARPRRNGYYGIAYHAETVEAAENRSEIERQSIEKFRSQQISEAEERISEAALEKEQLKLAQNRLDRRRERERKADDERKILKRQAWLDKSGKKIDEKRAEAEEDIEVMLREIDVEEDIDVVASITDRILPKSGGCE; encoded by the coding sequence ATGACAAAAGAAGATGAGAAAATCTATCCGAACAATATCGCCGACTTATTTTGCGATGTGTTTGATGTGAAATATCGCAAGCAACAGCTGTATGTATACAAGGATGGAGCCTACTCGCCTGTCACCGACGAGTGGCTTTTCAATCAGATGTCTTACATTACTAGAGAGCTGGGGCGCGAGAGCCTAAGGATGGTGAAAGATGCTGCGGAGTTGGTGAAATATCGTCACTACCTCGAAGGTGGACATCAGCCATTTTGGCTCTGTAACCCGAATGAAATGGCATCAGCTCTGTTAATGTCGAATGGCATTCTCGATTTTTCACCGATGCTTGCTGAAGACCCTATTGCGCCTCAGCTATTGGCGTTCAATCCTGGACTGTTTGCGACGGCTAGATGCGACTATCCGTTTCAGCTGGGAATTCGCTGTAGTGAATTCGACTCCTTCTTGGACTGGTTTACCTGTGGGGACGGGCAGCTAAAGCAATTGGTCTTGGAGATGATGGCTTACTGTCTGCTGCCGAATCTTTGTTTCCAGAAGCTCTTCTTCCTGGTTGGCGATGGGGGCAATGGCAAATCCGTGCTGCTGAAAGTCATTCAACGGCTCGTCGGTAAAGAAAACTGTTCTGCATTGAACGTTGAAAGATTCGGTGGGCGGTTCGATCTGGCCTCACTTGATGACAAGCTGGTTAACATCACCGCAGATATGAATAGCGAGCTTACAAAAGTCTGCGAAGGTACTCTGAAGATGCTTTGCGATACGTCCCCCATTACGATGGAACGCAAAGGGAAGGATTCATTCTCCTCAGTTAACCGAGCGAGAATCATCTGCGCGACCAATTCGATGCCCAGATTGCAGGATCGCACGGATGGAATCTGGCGTCGTCTGGTGATCATCCCGGCCTTAGCGAAAGTCGATCCCTCGCAGAAGATTGCGGACATCGAGCAGCAATTCAACTACTCCGGGATACTAAATAGCGTTCTCGAAGCCGCAGCTCAACTTATTGCTCGTGGCGATTTCAAACTGCCAGAAATTAGCCTGGGAATGATTGAACAAGAACGACGGGAAGCAAATCCAGCAGCGGATTTCCTGTCGAGCTACACGCAATATGACTCCAAAGAGTTTGTGGTTACCGATGAGCTGCATCGCCGTTACCAGCATTGGTGCGAGATGTGTGGCTATAAGCCGCTAGCGGTTGCCAAATTTGGGACTGAAATTCGCCGTCACTACAACACCTTAATCAAGAGCGGGAGAATCACTCCTGGTAAGTCCAAGGTTGCCTCGTCGGGTAGTCCACTGCTCGAAGGGCAAGCACGTCCTCGCCGTAATGGTTATTACGGCATTGCATATCATGCGGAGACCGTCGAGGCTGCGGAAAACCGCTCTGAAATCGAGCGGCAAAGCATCGAGAAGTTCCGTAGCCAGCAGATCTCGGAGGCGGAAGAGCGGATCAGTGAAGCCGCCTTGGAAAAGGAGCAGCTCAAGCTCGCTCAAAATCGACTCGACAGGCGGCGGGAGCGGGAACGCAAAGCTGACGATGAGAGGAAGATCCTCAAACGTCAGGCGTGGCTCGATAAATCCGGAAAGAAGATCGACGAGAAGCGGGCTGAGGCTGAAGAGGATATCGAGGTGATGCTGCGGGAGATCGACGTCGAAGAGGATATTGATGTGGTGGCTTCGATCACAGATCGCATTCTTCCAAAGTCGGGGGGATGCGAATGA
- a CDS encoding helix-turn-helix transcriptional regulator produces the protein MNGRNKNDRLGLIDIKEVARLFAVSVSTIKRRRDRGEIPKPIRNKGTARYKKAEILKLIDDLES, from the coding sequence ATGAACGGACGTAATAAAAATGACCGCCTGGGTCTGATCGACATTAAGGAAGTCGCACGGCTTTTCGCCGTTAGCGTGTCCACCATTAAGCGTCGTCGAGATCGAGGTGAGATTCCGAAGCCGATCAGGAATAAGGGAACAGCTCGATACAAGAAGGCTGAAATCTTAAAGCTAATCGATGACTTAGAGTCCTGA